One genomic region from Bradysia coprophila strain Holo2 unplaced genomic scaffold, BU_Bcop_v1 contig_483, whole genome shotgun sequence encodes:
- the LOC119082786 gene encoding putative protein TPRXL has product MSEKKGKRSSSKDKRQKKSRRMVGGFTVTDYNSDDDKSFPLAPTSLKKKTKKSKSKGGGRSVPLPGEGPSSSSSSMLSGPSVAPTSSSLIPPERIKVEPRPPQAFSFPYPVPVLVGGRVMSLSGPGEGPSSLFPLKLSGSSDSSTSSSVLPPARIKVEPRSPQGGPSSRFPLPYTGKGSKSKGSTSSSALPSTKRIKVEPRSPQPGPSSMFPLRIKEEPRSPQAGSPFSSGQRIKVERRSPQAESSMSGLAYSVPSAAAEKVGRKRKSATVLPPRARLPRAAKDLPPLHYSETRRRAAARPRPTTTAQAVRQLKEELLTDAFREATQSVAASRAGPSSLRTTVTVEPPSSSESSDCVLVSWDSPPKKGPVRRR; this is encoded by the exons ATGAGTGAAAAGAAGGGCAAACGCAGCTCGTCGAAGGACAAGCGACAAAAGAAATCTAGAAGAATGGTTGGAGGGTTCACTGTAACAGATTACAATAGCGATGATGATAAGAGTTTCCCACTGGCACCAACgtcattaaagaaaaaaacaaaaaaaagtaaaagtaaaggAGGAGGAAGATCAGTGCCCTTGCCAGGAGAAGGACCGTCATCTTCGAGTTCGTCTATGCTGAGTGGACCATCTGTGGCACCAACGTCATCATCTCTTATTCCACCAGAACGAATCAAAGTAGAGCCAAGACCACCACAAGCATTTTCATTTCCGTACCCTGTACCAGTTCTCGTCGGAGGAAGAGTAATGTCATTATCAGGACCAGGAGAGGGACCGTCTTCACTGTTCCCGCTTAAATTGAGTGGATCATCTGACTCTTCGACGTCATCATCTGTTCTTCCACCAGCACGAATCAAAGTGGAGCCAAGATCACCACAAGGAGGGCCTTCATCTCGTTTCCCGTTACCATATACCGGCAAAGGCAGTAAAAGTAAAGGATCGACGTCATCATCTGCTCTTCCATCAACAAAACGAATCAAAGTGGAGCCAAGATCACCACAACCTGGGCCTTCATCTATGTTCCCTTTACGCATCAAAGAGGAGCCAAGATCACCACAAGCTGGGTCTCCATTTTCATCAGGGCAACGAATCAAAGTCGAACGAAGATCACCGCAAGCAGAATCATCTATGTCAGGGCTGGCATATTCCGTTCCTt CTGCAGCCGCAGAAAAAGTAggcagaaaaagaaaatcagcAACCGTACTGCCACCTAGAGCGCGTCTACCGAGAGCGGCTAAAGACTTACCCCCACTTCACTATAGCGAAACGCGTAGACGTGCAGCAGCTAGACCTAGGCCGACGACTACTGCTCAAGCTGTTCGACAACTCAAAGAAGAGTTATTAACGGATGCCTTTAGAGAAGCTACACAATCTGTAGCAGCAAGTCGGGCCGGACCATCTTCATTAAGAACGACGGTCACAGTAGAGCCACCATCTTCTTCTGAGTCTTCTGACTGCGTTTTAGTATCATGGGATTCACCACCTAAAAAAGGACCAGTGCGGCGACGATGA